From Chloracidobacterium sp. N, the proteins below share one genomic window:
- a CDS encoding serine/threonine-protein kinase, which translates to MTPEQYQRVTEIFNQVIESPSDQQAGLLSALCAGDDTLRREVESLLRVHPSAQSFIEEPFRASGLEDLEDLPTEQAVLQTQSFFHLDTGQQARGTSVSDRYVVERELGRGGNGIVYLARDQQLHGRLVVVKVLLENQQGEPLAQRMFESESEALARISHPGVVKVLDRGRLLSGQSYFVMEYVRGETLRAVMQRRRLSLAEVAGVVSQIGRALSAAHREGVYHRDLKPENVMLEDLGDEALHVKLIDFGIAKVANSAVKQDGPDGLVGTLPYMAPEQILASGCSAATDIYALGIIAYELLAGERPYKPAQSNLRSAIQSMTTLQRAGFGQHLRQRRPDLDEEVEQVLRKALAYDAGQRYASAEDFVQAFLHALELSAKQEASLRAVEEEPTISLSNLPPAGEAATLDESAIPTSTTTAETPPPAPSPRERALERMAVTAGVLVLLIAAGSALLWWWDAPTKGKMTAAAGAPSLPAPPAAASALTCNIELVTPGSPQQGAGFLRPEEVVPPGKDIVFHLTPHQSGYLYLFAPSNGQLSAFRVPDEPSAVGYPLVFPKDASIGLARTAATRFTLVLSGARLTVFDGLRPGQALSAAQQRELATLVERFAPKAQVIIEDTQRQIRVPPGTDPAVCEVIVRH; encoded by the coding sequence ATGACACCAGAGCAATACCAGCGGGTAACGGAAATTTTCAATCAGGTCATCGAGTCACCGTCTGACCAGCAGGCCGGCCTGCTGTCGGCGCTCTGCGCCGGGGACGACACCCTGCGCCGGGAAGTTGAGTCCCTTCTGCGGGTACACCCTTCGGCGCAGAGTTTTATCGAGGAGCCGTTCCGGGCGTCCGGGCTGGAAGACCTGGAGGATTTGCCCACCGAGCAGGCCGTGCTCCAGACGCAATCCTTCTTCCATCTGGACACGGGACAGCAGGCGCGCGGCACGAGTGTCAGCGACCGCTACGTGGTGGAGCGGGAACTGGGGCGCGGTGGCAACGGCATCGTCTATCTGGCCCGTGACCAGCAACTCCATGGGCGGCTGGTCGTCGTCAAGGTCCTTCTCGAAAACCAGCAGGGCGAACCGCTCGCCCAACGGATGTTTGAGAGTGAAAGCGAAGCCCTGGCCCGCATTTCCCATCCGGGTGTGGTGAAGGTTCTGGACCGCGGCCGGCTGCTTTCCGGGCAGTCATATTTCGTCATGGAATACGTCCGTGGCGAGACGCTCCGGGCCGTGATGCAGCGGCGCAGGCTGTCGCTGGCCGAAGTCGCCGGGGTTGTATCGCAGATTGGCCGGGCGTTGAGCGCCGCCCATCGGGAAGGCGTCTATCACCGCGACCTGAAGCCCGAAAACGTCATGCTCGAAGACCTCGGCGATGAGGCGCTGCACGTCAAGCTGATTGACTTCGGCATCGCCAAGGTGGCGAACTCGGCCGTGAAACAGGACGGCCCGGATGGTCTGGTGGGCACGTTGCCCTACATGGCCCCGGAGCAAATCCTTGCCAGCGGGTGCTCGGCTGCGACGGACATTTACGCCCTGGGCATCATTGCCTACGAACTGCTGGCCGGGGAGCGGCCCTACAAGCCGGCCCAGTCCAACCTGCGCAGTGCCATCCAGTCCATGACCACCCTGCAGCGCGCCGGTTTCGGCCAGCACCTGCGCCAGCGCCGTCCTGACCTCGATGAAGAAGTCGAACAGGTGCTGCGCAAGGCACTGGCTTACGATGCCGGTCAGCGGTACGCCAGCGCCGAAGATTTCGTCCAGGCTTTTCTGCACGCTCTGGAGCTTTCAGCAAAACAGGAAGCGTCACTGCGCGCGGTGGAAGAGGAACCGACGATTTCGCTTTCCAATCTGCCTCCCGCCGGCGAGGCCGCCACGCTGGACGAGTCGGCCATCCCCACCTCGACCACCACGGCCGAGACACCACCGCCGGCCCCTTCCCCACGGGAACGGGCGCTGGAGCGCATGGCTGTGACGGCAGGCGTTCTGGTGCTGCTGATCGCGGCCGGCAGCGCCCTGCTGTGGTGGTGGGATGCACCGACCAAAGGCAAAATGACGGCCGCCGCTGGGGCCCCGTCATTGCCGGCGCCGCCGGCAGCCGCCAGCGCGCTGACCTGCAACATCGAACTCGTGACGCCCGGCAGTCCGCAGCAGGGTGCCGGCTTCCTGCGCCCGGAGGAGGTCGTCCCGCCGGGCAAGGACATCGTCTTTCACCTGACGCCGCACCAGTCCGGCTACCTCTACCTTTTCGCACCTTCCAACGGCCAGTTGTCGGCGTTCCGTGTCCCGGATGAACCTTCTGCCGTGGGCTATCCGCTTGTTTTTCCCAAAGATGCCTCGATTGGTCTGGCGCGCACGGCGGCCACACGCTTCACCCTGGTGCTGTCGGGAGCCAGACTGACGGTGTTTGACGGACTGCGTCCGGGACAGGCGCTGTCCGCCGCCCAGCAACGGGAACTGGCCACACTCGTCGAACGCTTCGCGCCAAAGGCCCAGGTCATCATTGAAGACACACAACGCCAGATCAGAGTCCCTCCCGGAACCGACCCGGCAGTGTGTGAAGTCATTGTACGCCACTAA
- a CDS encoding sigma-70 family RNA polymerase sigma factor translates to MGDITQLLNAWQAGDESALARLMPVVYAELRRIAVRAMRREAVGHTLQPTALVNEAYLRLTQQERTNWRNRTHFFAIAAQLMRRILVDHVRRRQRQRRGGEHVIITLDVMPDLAAPEPSGGAVDVLALDEALGKLEALAPRQCRIVELRFFSGLTVEATAEALGISAITVKREWAMAKTFLYRELRPAREAACGGERP, encoded by the coding sequence ATGGGGGACATCACGCAACTTCTCAATGCCTGGCAGGCCGGAGATGAAAGCGCCCTGGCGCGCCTGATGCCGGTTGTTTATGCAGAACTGCGGCGCATTGCCGTCCGCGCCATGCGCCGGGAAGCCGTCGGTCATACGCTTCAGCCGACGGCGCTCGTCAATGAAGCGTACCTGCGACTCACCCAGCAGGAGCGCACCAACTGGCGCAACCGCACGCACTTCTTTGCGATTGCCGCCCAGCTTATGCGGCGCATCCTGGTGGACCACGTCCGGCGGCGGCAACGGCAACGGCGCGGTGGCGAGCACGTCATCATCACGCTGGATGTGATGCCGGACCTGGCAGCGCCGGAACCATCCGGCGGCGCAGTGGATGTGCTGGCGCTCGACGAAGCCCTGGGCAAGCTCGAAGCCCTCGCGCCCCGGCAGTGCCGCATCGTGGAGCTGCGCTTTTTCAGTGGATTGACCGTCGAGGCCACGGCCGAGGCGCTGGGTATTTCCGCCATTACGGTCAAGCGGGAGTGGGCCATGGCCAAGACGTTTCTGTATCGGGAGTTGCGTCCGGCGCGCGAAGCGGCCTGCGGGGGAGAGCGGCCATGA
- a CDS encoding DUF4384 domain-containing protein, which yields MSVAKVSVKAGLFIVAALSAGGFLLAQSGPGGDDQVRDAFIRTRPTSVKQTRPVVARNKSPKNRPTPPASLEPLGLGYTLYARNSQGRPERVDPRRVFNTGDEIRFVVEANQDAYLYVFNADSKGALRMIYPHARLQNGDNFIQGHVPYQIPSAKEPDPEAQWFAFLTPGEVREKIFFVLSRSPLPDVPTNERLIQAVRQSGQEVWTPPGNVWARVETAMEQPVKRTIVRQELGRLQSPDEALAITREIGLRPNVAAPSVIHLSESAADALVVGLELVKQ from the coding sequence ATGTCGGTTGCAAAAGTCTCTGTCAAAGCCGGTCTCTTCATCGTGGCGGCCCTGTCTGCTGGTGGGTTTCTGTTGGCGCAGTCCGGGCCGGGAGGCGATGATCAAGTCCGCGATGCCTTCATCCGTACGCGCCCAACGTCCGTCAAGCAGACGCGCCCGGTTGTGGCCCGCAACAAATCGCCGAAAAACCGTCCAACCCCTCCCGCCAGCCTGGAGCCACTCGGCCTGGGTTACACGCTCTATGCCAGGAATTCGCAGGGACGCCCGGAGCGGGTTGATCCCCGGCGGGTTTTCAATACGGGCGATGAAATCCGCTTCGTGGTGGAAGCCAACCAGGATGCTTACCTCTACGTTTTCAATGCTGATTCCAAAGGCGCACTGCGGATGATTTACCCGCACGCGCGGCTGCAAAACGGCGACAACTTCATCCAGGGGCATGTGCCTTACCAGATTCCCTCGGCCAAGGAACCTGACCCCGAAGCCCAGTGGTTTGCCTTTCTGACACCGGGCGAAGTACGCGAAAAAATCTTCTTCGTGCTATCGCGGTCACCACTGCCGGATGTGCCAACCAATGAACGGCTCATCCAGGCCGTACGTCAGTCCGGGCAGGAAGTCTGGACGCCTCCGGGCAACGTCTGGGCACGAGTCGAGACAGCCATGGAACAGCCGGTCAAGCGCACGATTGTGCGGCAGGAACTGGGACGCCTCCAGTCTCCCGACGAGGCGCTGGCGATCACCCGCGAAATCGGCCTGCGCCCCAATGTGGCAGCCCCATCGGTCATCCATCTGAGTGAGTCGGCGGCGGATGCCCTGGTCGTGGGACTTGAACTCGTCAAACAGTGA